The following is a genomic window from Acidimicrobium ferrooxidans DSM 10331.
GACCCCGAGGTGGCCAAGGACGATCTCGCGGTCCTGCGCACCGCTGTCGCGGCGCGTCGCGACGAAGCAACGCAAGGTCGCAAGGGCTCGAATTCCAACGGCAGCCTGCCCCCCTCGACCTCCGCGCGCGGGTAACCTAAGGCGTCATGGAGTTCCCTGACGACCTGCGCTACACCGCAGACCACGAATGGCTTCGCACGATGGACGACGAGACCACCCAGGTCGGCGTGACCGACTACGCCCAAGACGCGCTCGGCGACGTCGTCTACGTCGGCCTGCCCGAGGTCGGACGATCCGTGCGCGCAGGAGAACCGATCGCGGAGGTCGAGTCCACGAAGTCGGTCTCGGACGTCTTCAGCCCGCTCAGTGGCGACGTCGTCGCGGTGAACGAGGCGCTGCGCGAGGCGCCTGAGCTCATCAACCGTGACCCCTACGGCGAAGGCTGGATCGTGACGATCCGTCCCACGGGGTCGACGGACGAGACCGCTGGCCTCATGGACGCAGCGAGCTATCGCGACCTCGTGCACAAGGCGTGAGCGAAGGGGATGTGGTGAGCGAGGGGGGTGCCTCCTGTCCCGTGTGTGGCGCGCCACTACCGGCAGGGTCACACTTCTGTCCACGATGTGGTGCCGCCATCACCGATGACGATCGAGGTGACGTCACCGGGACACTGGCGATCGACGCGATCGAGCATCTCGCCGAGGAGGCGCCGTCGGGTCCGACCACGACGACGCCCGTGCTGCTGCTTCGATCGGGCCCGCAGGCCGGTTCGTGGTTCGCACTCGACAGGGACGTCGTGACGGTGGGACGCCATCCCGATTCCGATGTGTTCCTCAACGACGTCACCGTCTCTCGACGCCACGCCGAAATTCGTCGCGAGGGTGACGCCTACGTCCTCTACGACGCCGGATCCCTGAACGGGACCTACGTCAATCACGAACGGCACGAGCGTGCGCCACTGCATCATGGTGCCGAAATTCAGATCGGTCGCTTTCGCTTCACCTTCTTCGTACCGGAGACCGCGTGAACTCCTCTCAACACCTCCGCATCGTTCCCGAACCCGAATACTCGATCAAGGACGTCCTCGCGCTCTTGCAAGAGGAGTTCCCAGAGGTCACGATCTCCAAGATCCGGTTCCTCGAGAGCCAGGGCCTCATCAGTCCGGAACGCACGCCATCGGGCTACCGACGCTTCTACGATCACGACATCGCCCGGCTGCGCCATGTCCTGCGGCTCCAGAAGTCCACCTACATGCCGCTGAAGAAGATCAAGGAGCACCTCGACGCCGGCACCCAACCGTCCGACCTCTTCTCCGAGGACGCCGTCGCCGGCCAAGGCAACGCCGAGACGAGCGCCGTCACGCCGAACGAGTCGGAGCCCGAGGCCGGTTCGAGCGCAGAGGCATCACGATCCGACGCCCCTGGCCTCCTCGACGAGCACGACGCCCTCGCTCGTGCGGGTGCGAACGCCTCGACGCTTCGCGCGGCCCTGGATCATGGGATGATCGTCGGCATCACGAAGGGCCGTGAGCGCTACCTCACGCTCGAAGAGGTCGAGATCCTTGCACTGCTCGCCAGCCTCGAGCGCCATGGGCTCGAACCCCGTCACCTCCGCTTCGTTCGCTCGTTCGCCGAACGCGAAGTCGGCCTCATCGAGCAGGTGCTCGCACCGGTGCTCTCGATGAGCCATCGTCACCCCGAGCGCGCGCGCACCGCGATCGCCGAGCTCGCCGAGCTCCTCGGTGCCCTGACCACCGCGCTCACGACCCGCGACCTCGAGCGGCTCGATCCGCATGCGCGGCGAACACTCTGAGTCCAGCTCGAGACCTTGGCGAGCGTCCGCGCGGCGCTGAGTTCGGCGCTCGGGCCCCCGCCTGAAGCACGCGCTCACTGCTCCCGACGCTCGCCTCCGTCCGCGTTCGGGTCACGCGCCGCGCCGTACTCCTCACCATCGACGACGTCACCGCCTCCCCTCCACGCGCGGAAGGCCAGGGCCAGCGCCGATCCGAAGACGATCTCGCCGATGCCCACGGCGACCCCGAAGGCGACACGGACGAGACCGGCAAGCCCTGCGACCACGACGCCAACCGCGACCATGATGCCGATTCGACGCATCGCACTACTCCTACCGTTACCGTTGCTACTCGCGCCGATCAGGGTCGCGACGTGCGGCCCTTGCCACACGGTGTCCTCTGCCTCCCCGATCGCCTCAGTCCGAAAAGTCCTCCGGCCGTAGGTGTTCGATGAAGTCGCGGAACTCTCCGAGGAGTTCGTCCTCGTCCCCCGAGGACGTAGGCTCGGCATCGTCCAACACTGCACCCTCGGCGTCCATCACCGCCTCATCCACGAAGATCGGGCTCGACGTTCGGAGCGCCAGTGCGACCGCGTCCGACGGACGCGCCGAGATCTCGCGCTCGATCCCGCCTTGGGCGAGCACCACGGAGGCGTAGTAGGTTCCCGCCCGCAGCTCGGTCACCTCGGCCCGGACGACCTCAGCGTCGAGCTCTTCGATGACGAGACGCAGCAGATCGTGCGTGAGCGGCCGCGGCGGGTCCACCTGCGACAGGGCAAGGTGAATCGCGTTCGCCTCGGGAACACCGATGAAGATCGGCACGACCCGATGCGGGTCGCGTCGCTCCTGGAGGAGCAGGACTGGTGCGTTGGACCGAAGGTCGACTCGAACGCCAGCGACTTCGACTTCCACCATTGATTCCATGCTACCAAGCGGCCAGCATGGTCGCCGAGGCGCGGCCAGCGCGAGGCGGCAGGATTACCCGAGACGGTTCAGCGCGGACAGACCGACCGCACTGGCCGCCGACTCGAGGTGCTGCGTGATCCAGGCGAAGTCGTTGGCCACCATCACTACGCCGAACACGGCGAGGACGCCCGCCGCCACCAGCGTCACGGTCCGCAGGTGCTTGCGCAGCGCCCGTGTCGCGGTCACCGCGCGCGAGAACGCGAGTCCGAACAGGAGAAACGGCACGCCCAGCCCGAGCGAGTAGGCCCCGAGCAACAGCGCTCCCTGCAGGAGCTGGCCCTGGGTCGCCGCCACGGCGAACACCGACGCAAGGATGGGGCCGATGCACGGTGTCCAACCGAACGCGAACGCCATCCCGGCGACCGGCGCCGCAAAGCGACCGAATCGCTCGAGCCTCGGATGCCAACGCTTCTCGGCGAACAGGATCGGGAATCGCCCGAGGACCGAGAGCACGAGGAGTACGGCCATGGCGAGGAGCACGACGCCGCTCGCCCGCTCGAGCAACGCATGATGACGGACGAGGGTCTGTCCGAGCGCGGAAGCGGTCAAGCCCATGGCGATGAAGACCACGGCGAACCCGAGGACGAACTGGGCGGTGCGCCCCGCCACCCGCCGGGCGACCGCCACCCCTCCCGCTTCGAGCTCGCGCGTCGGTGCCCCGGAGACGACCGAGAGATAGGCGGGCACCAACGGCAGGACGCACGGTGAGGCGAACGACAGCACGCCACCGCCGAACGCGACCACGTAGCCGACTCCGAGTGCCACGTCATGCAGTCTACCGATCGCCGGCTCGTGGTGGCGGATCGCATATACTTTGCTAAACACAACTATTTTCCGGGAATCACCGATAGCCCGGTGAGGTTGTCAACATGCACCGACAATGTGCTCGTAGCCATCATCTGACCAAGGAGCTTGATCTCAGCATGACGCAAGGTTCGCACCGACACCGCTCAGGACTTGCGATCGCCGTCATCGCCGGCGCACAGCTCATGATCGTGCTCGATCTCACGATCGTCAACGTGGCGTTGCCGACGATCCAACACGCTCTCCACTTCTCGCCGACTGGCCTCTCGTGGATCGTGAACGCCTATACGTTGGTCTTCGGCGGGCTCCTGCTCCTCGGCGGGCGCTCCGGCGACCTCTTCGGCCGACGTCGCATGTTCATGGTGGGGGTTGCCCTCTTCGCGATCGCGAGCGTGTTCTCCGGACTGGCGACCTCGCAGGCCTGGCTGATCACCGGCCGTGCCCTGCAGGGCATCGGCGCCGCGATCGCCTCACCGACCGCCCTCGCCCTGATCTCTGCGACCTTCACCGAGGCACGTGAGCGCGGACGGGCCTTCGCGATCTATTCCGCGGTGTCGGCGGGTGGAGCAGCGATCGGGCTGCTCGCTGGCGGTCTGCTTACCCAATACGCATCATGGCAGTGGGTCTTCTACGTCAACGCTCCGATCGCCGCGCTCTTGCTCGTTGCCGCGCCGCGGGTGCTCGCAGAGACCGAACGTCACCACGGCAGCGTGGACGTGCCTGGAGCCCTGACGGGTACCGGCGGCCTCGCGCTCGTGGTCTACGGCCTCATCCATGCCTCCACCACCTCTTGGTCCAATGTGACGACGATTGCGGTCCTCGCTGGCGGGGTCGTTGCGCTCGGCGCGTTCATCGTCATCGAACGTGTCCGACGTGAGCCACTCATCGACTTCCAGATCCTCGCCAAGCGTGAACGGGGCGGCGCTGTCGCGATGATCCTGTTCGTCGCGGCCTCGATGTTCTCCGTCTTCTTCTTCGTGTCCCAGTTCATGCAAGACGTCGTCGGCTACTCGCCGGTGCGAACCGGTCTCGCGTTCTTGCCGATGACGCTCGGCATCATGATCACGGCCCAGCTCGTGTCCCGCAACCTGCACCGCGTCGGCCCGAAGCCGTTCATGGTCGGTGGGAGCGTGCTCATCGCCGTCGCCATGGGCCTGCTGTCCCAGATGCGAGCCTCGTGGGGCTATCTCGACCTCCTCGGCCCGCTCGTCATCCTCGCCATCGGCGCCGGGAGCTCCTTCGTCTCTCTCTTCCCCACCGCGACCCACGGCGTCGAACCGCGTCGCGTCGGCATGGCCTCGGCCCTCGTGACCGTCGGACAGCAGGTCGGTGGCACGCTCGGCTTGTCCATCCTCGTCACCGTCACCGTGGCCGCGGCCAAGCGGCATGCGGCAGCCCTCGCTCCGCGCCTCGCCAGCGGCCACCTCACACCCCAGGCACTCACGATCCTCGCCGAGGTGCATGGCTGGGCGGCCGGCTTCGCGGTCGCGACAGGATTCGGCGTGATCGGGCTGCTCATCGGTTTGATCGTGGTCCCGCACCTTGGACCAACTGCGACCGAAGGAGCGGCGGAAGGGTCGGCGGTCGCCGCGTAGGCCGGACGCAGGCGAACACGCCAGCGCTCTTGGCACAGTCGCATCGCACCCTCTACGCTGGAGGGTGCGATGCCTACCGTTCCAGCGTTCTCGCCCATCGGGCTGCTGACCGAGTGGTCGCTCGGACCATTCGCGATCGTCGTCGTGATCGCCGCCGGCGCTCTGTTCGCGTGGTACGTCGATGCGGCGATCCGCGTTCGCGCCAAGGGTCGTAGCTGGCCAGGTCACCGCATCGTCACGTTCGG
Proteins encoded in this region:
- a CDS encoding bifunctional nuclease family protein gives rise to the protein MVEVEVAGVRVDLRSNAPVLLLQERRDPHRVVPIFIGVPEANAIHLALSQVDPPRPLTHDLLRLVIEELDAEVVRAEVTELRAGTYYASVVLAQGGIEREISARPSDAVALALRTSSPIFVDEAVMDAEGAVLDDAEPTSSGDEDELLGEFRDFIEHLRPEDFSD
- a CDS encoding FHA domain-containing protein; translation: MSEGGASCPVCGAPLPAGSHFCPRCGAAITDDDRGDVTGTLAIDAIEHLAEEAPSGPTTTTPVLLLRSGPQAGSWFALDRDVVTVGRHPDSDVFLNDVTVSRRHAEIRREGDAYVLYDAGSLNGTYVNHERHERAPLHHGAEIQIGRFRFTFFVPETA
- a CDS encoding MFS transporter, which gives rise to MTQGSHRHRSGLAIAVIAGAQLMIVLDLTIVNVALPTIQHALHFSPTGLSWIVNAYTLVFGGLLLLGGRSGDLFGRRRMFMVGVALFAIASVFSGLATSQAWLITGRALQGIGAAIASPTALALISATFTEARERGRAFAIYSAVSAGGAAIGLLAGGLLTQYASWQWVFYVNAPIAALLLVAAPRVLAETERHHGSVDVPGALTGTGGLALVVYGLIHASTTSWSNVTTIAVLAGGVVALGAFIVIERVRREPLIDFQILAKRERGGAVAMILFVAASMFSVFFFVSQFMQDVVGYSPVRTGLAFLPMTLGIMITAQLVSRNLHRVGPKPFMVGGSVLIAVAMGLLSQMRASWGYLDLLGPLVILAIGAGSSFVSLFPTATHGVEPRRVGMASALVTVGQQVGGTLGLSILVTVTVAAAKRHAAALAPRLASGHLTPQALTILAEVHGWAAGFAVATGFGVIGLLIGLIVVPHLGPTATEGAAEGSAVAA
- a CDS encoding cytochrome c biogenesis CcdA family protein: MALGVGYVVAFGGGVLSFASPCVLPLVPAYLSVVSGAPTRELEAGGVAVARRVAGRTAQFVLGFAVVFIAMGLTASALGQTLVRHHALLERASGVVLLAMAVLLVLSVLGRFPILFAEKRWHPRLERFGRFAAPVAGMAFAFGWTPCIGPILASVFAVAATQGQLLQGALLLGAYSLGLGVPFLLFGLAFSRAVTATRALRKHLRTVTLVAAGVLAVFGVVMVANDFAWITQHLESAASAVGLSALNRLG
- the gcvH gene encoding glycine cleavage system protein GcvH, which translates into the protein MEFPDDLRYTADHEWLRTMDDETTQVGVTDYAQDALGDVVYVGLPEVGRSVRAGEPIAEVESTKSVSDVFSPLSGDVVAVNEALREAPELINRDPYGEGWIVTIRPTGSTDETAGLMDAASYRDLVHKA
- a CDS encoding MerR family transcriptional regulator, with the translated sequence MNSSQHLRIVPEPEYSIKDVLALLQEEFPEVTISKIRFLESQGLISPERTPSGYRRFYDHDIARLRHVLRLQKSTYMPLKKIKEHLDAGTQPSDLFSEDAVAGQGNAETSAVTPNESEPEAGSSAEASRSDAPGLLDEHDALARAGANASTLRAALDHGMIVGITKGRERYLTLEEVEILALLASLERHGLEPRHLRFVRSFAEREVGLIEQVLAPVLSMSHRHPERARTAIAELAELLGALTTALTTRDLERLDPHARRTL